The DNA segment atgatacatattattacttcttaactatgatttcatattttcaatcaaaatcattttgtttgtttatcataaaatatgtaatattatcattttcgaaattactagcatgatcataatttttttaaaacattaattctaaactaaaaaagaaaatacatcatgagagcatcaagtaatttcaaaataattcaagagagttgagttacttaccttgtagtcaaagcccgtcaaaacccaattcgccgtttcacatttggaagttcttgattcatccttggttgccttcctcttctttggcctcttcttcaGTTCAAGTTCAttttctattttagatttttgtttaacaaacttattaagatttagtgttcgaagttcaagttcatcattgtcctcatcacttgagtcatcgctcaagtggtattcatttgtccggaattccaaatccttcctgttctttggaaggtgattttgttcatcattttcatcatgtgcattgtgcaccatttcatatgtcatcaacgaaccaattagtatgtatatatatatatatatatatatatatatatatgtatatatatatatatgtatatatatatatatgtaaatatatatatgtatatatatatatatgtatatatatatatatgtatatgtatatatatgtatatatatatatatgtatatgtatatatatgtatatatatatatatgtatatgtatatatatatgtatatgtatatatatatgtatatatatatatatatatttatatatatatatatttatatatatatatatgtatatatatatatatatgtatatatatataagtatatatatatatatatgtatatatatatatatatgtatatatatatatatatgtatatatatatatatgtatatatatatatatatgtatatatatatatatatgtatatatatatatgtatatatatatatatgtatatatatatatgtatatatatatatatatacatacatatacatatatatatatatatgtatatatatatatatatgtatatgtatgtatatatatatatatatatatatatatatatatatatgtatatatatatatatatatatatatatatatacatacatacatatatatatatatatatatatatatatacatatatatatatatatatatatatatatatacatataaatatacatatacatatacatatacatatacatatacatatacatatacatacatatatatatatatatatatatatatatatatatatatatatatatatatatatacatatacatatacatatatatatacatatacatatatatatacatatacatatacatatatatatacatatacatatatacatatatatacatatatatatacatatatatatatatatatacatatatatacatatatatatacatatatatacatatatatatacatatatatacatatatatatacatatatatacatatatacatatatatatatatacatatatatacatatatatatacatatatatacatatatatatacatatttatacatatatatacatacatatatatatatatatatatatatatatatatatatatatatatatatatatatttcatatatgtatatatatatgtgtatatatatatatatatatatatatatatatatatatatatatatatatatatgtatacatatatgtatataaatatatatataaatatgtacatatacatgtatatatgtatatatacatgtatatatacatgtatatatacatatatacatgtatatatacatgtatatatgtatacatatatatacatgtatatatacatgtatatatatgtatacatatatatacatgtatatatacatatatatatatatatatatatatatatatatatatatatatatatttatacatatatatatatatgtatatttatacatatacatgtatatatgtatatatacatgtatatatacatatatacatgtatatatatgtatacatatatatacatgtatatatacatgtatatatatgtatatatacatgtatatatacatgtatatatatgtatatatacatgtatatatacatgtatatatatgtatacatatatatatatatatgtatacatatatatatatatatttatacatatatatatatatatttatacatatatatatgtatacatatatatatatatatgtatatatatatatatatgtatatatatgtatatatatatatatatatatatatatatatatatatatatatatatatatatatatatatatatatgtatacatgtatacatttatacatatatatatatatatgtatatatgtatatatgtatatgtatgtatgtatatatatatatacatatatatatatatatgtatatatatatatatatatatatatatatatatatatgtatatatatatattatatacatatatatatatatacatacatatatatatatatatacatacatatatatatacatatatatatacatatatatatatatatatatatacatatatatatacatatacatatatatatatatatacatatatatatatatacatatatatatacatatatatatatacatatatatatatacatatatatatacatatatatatatatatatatatatacatatgtatatatatgtatatatatgtatatatatgtatatatatgtatatatatgtatatatatgtatatatatatatatcttcatatgtatacatgtgtatatatatatatatatatatatatatatatatatatatatatatatatatatatatatatatatatatatatatatatatatatatatatatatatatatatatatatatatatatatatacatacatacaaaatataaaaagaaattctgaagaattatattttaattacttACGCCAAAAACCTAATTGGAAGAACATGTGGAACTACAAAGCCTGGAGGCTATACCTCTCAATTTCAATTAGCCAAATGTGTTCCATTATTGGCGGCCGCATACGGGGAGTGTGGTTGACTTGGCCACGTCGACTCGTTCGAACACTCGCCCCGTTCCCTCTTTGGGCTCCTTTCATCACCACGTGGCGTCCCTATGGTTCACGTAATCATGTATTAATTACTCTTCTCGAGTCCGATGACAGAAAGCGATCGCATCGAATCGAACCCTCTTCCGACGCACTACATATGATCGTTgtaatcgtcctctcctacgctattatctaaaatctttttgaTACGATGTGATGGTGTCCCATCCGAATAAGTACTTCGATCATATTCCAAATTCGAATATAatatatatcaattataatatatatcgTTGAAATCTTTAATTAATTGGTATTAGAATTTTAATTCGCACGGTCAAGCACTAAAATTAGCAGGCCCAGAACCCATGATGAATCCATCCATTATTGAGCCTAATTAAGCCCATTAAATAGACAAACATGGGCCGACTATAACTACTCTGCTTCGACCTATATAAGGAAGAGGGAATCGTGTCGAAACTGTACGGGTTTCTGGTTCCGCCGACCATTGCCACTCCGCCTTCCGCcttaagcctctctctctctctctctctctctctctctctcttgcttgtgTGAGATGTAGCGTTTCTTACTTCTCTACGATCGACTTAGATGGGTTTGTTTCGGATTCGCGGATTGGAGATGCGTCTCAAGCCCTTTCTTTCGACCTCCACCCACCTCCTTAATCAGTCCCGGTCCTTGCAAACCTTACCCGCCTACGGCCACAACCGCGGCGTCTCCTACATAGCTTCCCTCGTCTTTCGTTGCCGCGCCGCTGCTGGCTGCGCTCGCTCGCCCAGGCTCTTCTTCTCGGTCTCTTCGCATCAAGAACTCGAGTGGCGCGAGGAGCAGCGGCAGCCCTTGTCATCATTCATCAAGGACGACCGCCAGGACCGCTTCCGGCTCCAGCAGGATAAGCCAGGCCGATTCGTCCCCGTCAGAGCCTTCTTCTTGTCCACCAGGTCATTAGTGTATCTGCTTGTGCTGCTTTGATTTCATTATTTGCTGTGAAAGAGTTATTTCCTGATGAATGGATGCTTGGGGCTGCAATTGCAGCATTGATTTGAGAAGCTTGCAGTTCCAGAATTCGTTTGACATCATCCCCCCTGCCTCTCGTGCCACCAACTATGTCATTCTTAGGTTCTATGATGTCAAGAGTGACCCGCATGTAAGTTCGATTTCTCGTATTTCCCAGTAATTAATCTTCACGTCGTTGTCATGTAGGCCAAGACATGCTTATACATGATACcttcgatttgatcattttgtttTGTTAACCTTTTTATTTGTGTATGACTTTTACGTTTAACTCGCTATCCTGAAATATGCAATTTATTTGACTCTCATACTCGTTCGTTTACTGACCCGTGGACCAGAGGTTGATGCTCATATATACACTCATATACATTCCTATACTTGGTACTTTGTGAATGCATATACAACTTCATGTTTATATCTTATATTTGAAACCTCTATTTGTCATTGAGTTTATTTGTCTTGCTGGTAAATTAAGTAGCTTTATTTTAATTAAAGAATACATAACCAACTGCATTAGCTTCCATTCTCCAGTATTGCTATGTAAGTGCTTTGTTGGCTGAGTGCTGCATTATGTCTTGTCTATACAAAGGTCACAGTTTTAGCTCATCAGTGATACTGGAACCCTTGCATTGCTCCATGATCTTTAGTGAATCTAGTATTGTCTTTAAGTTATGTTTGGGTTCTTCTGTAGTTGAACTTGTTCTGGATAGTCACCTTGTGTactgttgatatattttgtttcTGTTGTCATATGCTTTTCTGTTTTGCATTTTCTCATTGCATTTTGTCCAAAGTTATATGACTTCGATGTAGTTCATGGGTTTGCTAATGTTGTTTGTCTACTTATTGAAACCACACGATATTTCAGGTTATGGAGCTTGATTTTGCGAATGAGAGTAATTGTCATTATATGGTAGTTTTTCAATATGGTTCTGTTGTGTTGTTTAATGTTTCTGAACATGAAGCTGATGGTTATTTGAAGATTGTGGAAAAACATGCATCAGGTTTGCTGCCAGAGATGAGGAAGGATGGTATGCATGCAAGATctcttcaatttttttaaaatcatttctGTGAAATAATTCAGTATTAAAATCATAATTGGCACTGGGGATCACTTATGCATAACGAGAGACCCATCTATGTATCTCTGTGATTTCATTAGCTGCAACTTTCATTGTTTCGTTAGTTGCAACCATATATGTTTTTCCTGCTTAATAAATACTCTCTGTGATTTTTGTTTTCTCTTTACTCTCATTATTTATCTTAGAAAAATAATAGTTCATGAGGTTGATTTTCCTGGTGTAAAGCAAACTGATTTTTTCAGAATACTTTCTGATAAACCTTGACTAGAGTTAGTAGAATAACGGTTTTTAAAATTCTGAATATCATCTTCTTGGCGTATGTACCAAAGGTTTTTTCTTCTGTAATCTTTTTTTGGGTTATAAAATTCTAATAAATACGAGATAACTAAGATACTTGTTAATATTTCAGGCACTTCCATATCTCCATTGAGATGTATAAAGTTCTCTGTATCCTTATCTCAATCAGGATGCATCTtggtatcaaatatcttcttgaaatttaatcttattttataatcataaataAGGTTGCAAGAAATTTTCATTATATAATTTGTGAAAAATCTCCTATGTTTTTCTTTAAGCTGTATAGTAATTATCATCTTTTATCTATCTAATATTACGTAGTACTATCTGTACCATCTTAAGCAAACCTATATATGCTGATTATGACTTATTTAAGTTCCTGATTTACAACAAAAACTATGAATACTTGCTATTATGTAGCCATATACTGACATCCTTTTTAGCCACTTgttatttaattttgtattttgcATAGTATCACCATACATTCTAGCCAATCTTTACAACATTTTGCTTTTCTAACTATAGGTTTTTTGAAGTTGTTGCTCTTTCACGAGTTCTCCCTTGATGGTGCACCACTAATATGGTTGATTAGGGACCATGTGAACTAATGttagaataaaaaatcatgagtgGTTGATTAGGGACCATGCCTTAATATTAGAATTGTAGCAAGAACCTGGATTAGGAGGATAAAGGACCCAAACCATCCTAGTATTTCTAGTCTAGCAATCTGAATCTCTCTAAGAACTTAATAAGAAGCCATTATCATGGTAAGTATTGAAATTGTGTACTCAGAGATGGAATGCGGCATGTATATATTTTCAAACATTATTAGGAAAGTGCATACAATGTTGGACTTTTTGCCTTGTAGtatatatattttgaaactcCCATTGTAATATTTCTTTAACTTTATGTAAATCTAATAAAATATAGAGTACCATGCGTAAGAAAAGGGTAAAGCTTTACAGATCTGAGCAGCGTTGCAGAAACTTACTCATTTGGGTTTATATTGTAACATCAAATTTGGAACTTAGCTCTATGATGTTTGGAACTTCATAATGGTACATTATAAGTGAAATCCACTTAAGGTACAAATATAAGCAATTGTTTGAAGCTTATATGCCAGTTGTATCATGGAAGGATGACATGTCATGAATTTTTTTATTGCTTTGGATTTATGTCGTGCTACAAACTTTTACTATTATCAATGTTGAGTCTTTGGCTTGGATCTGTTAGTGATTGTGAATCGGGCTTGTCAAGTTAATGAGTTGGTTCACTCATTGGGATGGATTATGATAATTGGTTTTTGATTACGGATCCAAGTAAGAAAGGATTTCTCGTGGATGGGACTGGAGATATGTTACAACAGCGCACATCCTTAGAGTTCGAATATGGACTACGGGTTAGTTCTTAGCTTTGATGACGATGTCAAATATTAAGTGGGAGATTGTAACACCCCATTTAAGTCTTATATTTGAAGTGGAAGGATGAATGTAATTCTATATAGGTATAAACATTTTTGATCATTTGGTTTTAGACCTATTAGTTAATGAGTAAAATTTCCATTGGTCCAAGTTGTAACACGGTCAAAAGAGCTATCATGGTTTCTATTCCAACTGCATTTGAGCTGCATAATATTGGtcagcatgattagtttgaaattAAATATGGTATTAGAACATTACAATTTGTAGATAACAGAAACTTTTGACTTGAACTACACGTTGAAGAGGATAATAATAGTCATTAGGCAATAACTGAAATGATAAAGAAATATGCATCTGCTACTGCATCCTGAGATGGGGCAACCTGTATATATGAACTGATATGCAGTTCTATTTTCTTTTGATAACCCTTTCTTTTCCAATTGAGTCATTCCAAATTTTGATTTGACTAAAGTTCATTTATGCTTTTCTATAAGTTTGTCAAGGGTTCTTGTTAGGCTTAGTGTTACCTGACCTAACTATTTTAGCAGCATAAAACACTTTTTCACTTGTTCAGCTGAACTAACTGATTAGATGTCTTTGATTCATAGACCACAAATAGCTATTTCTTATGCCCAAGGATTCATGCTGGCTATCCTGTTGTGCATGTCATGCCCATGCTTAACTTGTGCCTGCTTTCATATATGGGCAGTGCCAACATATCACATGCAGCTAATGAGTATGTGTAATATTGTTAATCTTTGCTTGTGCCTGGATTGTTAACTTGATTAATTTTACATTGATAGTCTCTATATAAGTTATTTTACTTTAGTCTTTTCTTAACTGCTAGTGGTTTCACTTATTGTGATACAGACTATGTGGTAGTTGAAATACCAACCTTGAAGACCTGGATGCAAGGTGGGCTTGACTACATTATGCTTAAGAATTTGAGCATAGATGGTATTCGCATCATTGGAAGTGTTCTTGGTCAAAGCATTGCTTTAGATTACTATATTGGGCAAGTATGTCACTGATTGCTCCCTAAAATGTGAATTGTATCATTATTGTGCATTAAAGGAAAACATCATATCTACCTTGGCATTGTTAGGTTGATGGAATGGTTGCAGAATTCACAGATATCAATCATGAAATGAAGAAAATTGGTACTTTTACTGTAAAGAAGGAAAAACTTTTTCAGTTAGTGGGGAAAGCAAATTCTAATTTGGCGGATGTTATTCTTAAACTTGGGCTTTTTGAGAGGTACGGTATTCTGTTACCAGCACATTTTGGGCATTGATATGGATAGAATAACATGTAATATTACTAATATTAAAAAGCAAGATTGGTAGTAAAATTGCATAGTTTAACTTCAAAAATTTTACACGTTAAACTTAAATTGGTGACAGAAGTTTCCTTTTGCCCAGTGCAATAGTTCCTCTTATCTACATTCTGGTTAACAAAAAATATTTCATGGTTCAATTTTCTTGGTCATTGTCATTAATTTTAGAATTGCAGTATTAAATTATTCTCCTTGTAAGTTATTGTTGGTAACTTCTATTTGTGACAGAATATATCACACCAAGAATATTATGTCTAAAGCATTCTTCAATTGTTTTATTGCAGTCATGATTCTCTGCATATTTTTTCAATAAACTGTCATCATATGGTAATTACCATTAATTCAATGAATCCAAATACTGTTAGTTACCATTAACATACTGGATCTAAGTACTGCAGGAttttgaatggtggaagttttctGTATTTGAAGCTTGAATCACTTGTCATGCTTTAAAACAATGGATTACATTTTACCTTTTTGGTTGTCCATGTTAAAATACATTGATTATTACATCTAGATCCGCAGAATATATGTATTCTTTGCAAATTTCTTCACCTCTCGATGGATGTGTGATGTCTTGCATTGTCAAAATGAACCATACTGTCACATGAAACATTATATGCCGGTATCCCATAGTGAGCttgatcaaaatcaataaataaaagCTACCATtggctcttttttcttttttgttgctaGTTCTTTGAAATTCATCATCTCCTTGTTTGAAAAAGATAGTGGTAAATCTATtcagtaataaaatattaaaataatcatgGAATTGACCTCTAAAACTGTATATGTTGACCCTCCTCAAATCCCATAAATAATTGTTCTTTGAGATATGAGAGAATCTTTCTGTTGGCTCTGCCATCAGTTGTGTATCAGAATGTCTTGTATATGTTGATTTGTAAATGTGTTTATGACCATTTGCCCACAACTATGACCATAATCATGATTTTAATCTCAGTAGATAGCTTATCTTTTTACAGAAGAAATCTTTCCATAACAATATACTGTTAAAATCTTCCAGATTCCTTGTTAAAAATTTGATTTGAACGAGTAGATGAGCTCCTCTATCCATTTTCTTGGTTGACCTGCATGGATTTAGCACCTCATTGATCATTGTTTCACATATCCAAAGCCATAGATGAGCTGTTAGCGCTGCACTGATTGGTGAAGGATAGTACAAGAGTGACTTTGTACATGCCAAATGCAGCCCCTAGCTAATGTAACACATGTATTACACACAAACTTGTGTAAATTTTCCTTGATCAAATCTCTTTTAACCAGTTCTCTTGCCTTTACAGGCCAACTGCCGGATCTGTTAACTAACATTACTCAAATAGTGCTTCCAACTTTCCAGCTCTATCACCTAATTTTACTGCATATTTTTCTTGTCAAAATATGGGAAATTCTAGaagatcaatatatatatatatatatatatatatatatatatatatattcagttaAAGAGATTTATTAGTTTGGAGTACAATTTCAGCAGTGAATCAGAGCTGTCTAACCAATAGTTGCTCAAGTATTTGGACTCATGATTCTTGTCTGGGGACTAGCTCTATTATGGTTGATCTCATGATCTTataacatatcttttccaagcttTAAGTGACATTGAGTTAAATAGATAACTGGAAAAGTGAAAGCTTTGTAGAACTTATAATTGATAGATATAAGCCTTTGCTTGGAACATCTAACCCATTGTCTTTGGGAGGAGAGAGTTTTATAGCCTCTTCACTTGTTTGGGCTGCATAAGCTAAGCATATTTGTATATGGAATAGTTCTTCAACATTATCCATTGTTTACTATGAAGTGAATGTAAAATTATTTTACTGTAGTTGTTAAATCTTAAAATTGATTTCCATGttcaattttcattttttaagatGATCATATTTGCGAAGGTGCATCATTTTTGTGCTTTAAAACACTTGGCTTCCTTCAGGTCAGACATTGCATGGAAGAGTGCTAAATATGCACAGATATGGGAGTATCTACGGGATGAATATGAGCTGACACAAAGATTTGGGAGCCTTGACTATAAGTTGAAGTTTGTCGAGGTAAACCTTgaatcttttttgtttttgttttttttttcttcctgagGTTTCATCCCTTAGTCGAAAGGCTAATAAAATGTGCATTTCACTTGGTTTCTGCTATGCTTTTTGCAGCACAACATACACACCTTCCAGGATATTCTTCAGAATCGGAAATCAGTATTTATGGAGTGTCTAATAATTGTTTTGATTGCTTTGGAGATTCTCATCTCACTTTATAGTGTATATACTCATTGAAGTTAGGGAAGTAAGTCTGGAGTTGAACTTCCAGAAAGTcaatcagcaaaaaaaaaaaaaaaaaatccaattttGATGGTTAGATTTATTTATTAGAACTTCTTTGAGCTAAGCACTTCAAGAAGGTCCATTTTGATGTTATTGATCCCTTTTCTATAGTTTGTAGTGGCATCGTTTTTAATAAGATACAGTGTTTTAGCATGAAACTCGCTTTTTGCAAATGATTTCTCATTCTCGTGGCTCTCTTTGCAGTATCTGAGGCCTTCTGTTCTTGATAGCCATTCAGAATCTGCAGAATTATATGGCTGGTAGGTTATGAGATTCAtagtttctttttcatttctgtaATTATTGGCCCGAGATGACTTGGATTCATTGAGGGACAGTTCAGCTCAGCAATCTCCTCCCCATTTGAACCTGGACGCAGCCAGGCCCTGAATTAATTTGGGTTGCGGGTTGGTTTTCCTTTCAGAGCCGTTGGGGAGTGGAGCTAGAGTTATGCGCTGTTCCAATGCAAAGTGGTCACGCCTGATGGCCCCACACGTTTGTCGCGAATACGCAGTCCCCGTCCCCCACCCCGAATAAACCGACATCGGCTTGCCAGTCGAACATTTCGGTAAGCTTCGCTGACGTCGTCACGCTCTCCTCGAGACGGGCGTCCACCCGTTTTGGGGGCGGCATCGCACGCGCCTCTCGCCGCTGGAGACACGAAACGAATCCCCAACCCGTCCGATCCGTGGCTTCCCTGATCCCTTGCTTCCAACCGACGCAAAGGCGGAAGCCTGCGACGTATCAGCCACGAGGAGGCGGTCGCAAAGGAGTTCACGAATCTGACGGTCGGCCTCCGCTCCATCATCTCCGTCGGATGATTCGACGACACGTGATGGAGCGAGTCGGCGGAGGCACGGAAAGCGAAACGCTCTGCTGCTGCACCACCCACCGCCACCGCCCGTTGTTTGTTCCCCCGCCCCGGTCCCCGGTTTACTGATGTGACCGACACGTCCGGAGTTTGACCGGCCCACGTAGCAAACACCAGTCGCGATTTGTGAGGCTGGGTGGGGCCCGGCCGGTGGTTCACCGCAGATTGGCTGAGGCGGCTTCCGCTGGGTGCAAGTGCAGCACTGGCGTGTCGACTTCGCTTACGGAAAAGTAATCATTTATTCTCCCCGTCCCTCCGTTTCTCTTGCATCCGTAGCTTCTTCTTCCACCGCTATTTAGCCGAGGGATGGAATGCCGTTCATTCTTCCCATGCTTTGCTTGTGTGTGATATGCTTCTCTCCTTGCACAAGAACATCTGCATGAGATTATGGAGATCTCCAGCGCACATCACCAGGTAATTAATGATGGACGAATAGGAGCTCacacttctctctttctttctctgcgAACATTCTCTAcctttcccttttcttctcttgCCTTCTTCCAGCTCCTGCTTGGAGTGTTGGTTGTCGGTGATACCAGTTCTTCTCCGATCACTTCATTCTATTCAACCGGAGAAACGTCACGGGAGTCGGTAGTTTCATGTCCTTTCATTTTGAAGCTCTTCCTCTTTGTCCGGGATGATAGCATGTCTCCTTCGCTCCTGCAATTGCTTTGAGATGTAGTTGAGAGGCTCTCTCTGCCTTGGTCTACTCTTGCGAGTCGTGATTAATAGAAATGTAGTGGGGAGATAGCTCAGGAGACATAAGAACACGAGGTGGAAGGAAATAATCTGCAACGTTTTCTAGTTGTTGCGGCTGTCGTTTGACAAAAGGAAGAGAAATGAAGTGATTTTGAGTTTTAGCAATATATATGATATCGGTAAAACAATTAGTCTTCACCGACCTACATTTATCACCCATATTGAGGTTAGTAAATGATGGAAAGTGTGGCACCTAATTAACCTTTGTGATGATGGATCTTTCTTGCTCTAAATTTACCTATTAATCGAGAAGGTTACTTCATGTATGTCTTCCTTCATCGATAATTCCCTCATTTATGGCATTCATCTAGTTTTTCTTCTCGAAATGCAAGTAGCAGATTGTTCTGACTCATATGCCTTTGATCATGCACGGTGGAGGTTCTCGTCATTCGTGGTCTTTTTGAGAGCATTTATAGGCCGCTCTGTCTCTGTAAACGTTAATTCGTGGGTTGGATCTCCTGCAGGCGGCCATGGCTAGCCTTCCACTTGAAGGAACTCTAACTGGGTGCCAAAATCtacagaggcagcagcagcagcaggagaggAAGGTTAGGCCACAACCAGAGCAATCCCTCAAGTGCCCCAGATGCGAGtccaccaacaccaagttctgctactacaacaactacagcctTTCCCAGCCAAGGCACTTCTGCAAGGGCTGCAGGAGATACT comes from the Musa acuminata AAA Group cultivar baxijiao chromosome BXJ1-10, Cavendish_Baxijiao_AAA, whole genome shotgun sequence genome and includes:
- the LOC103978212 gene encoding protein RETARDED ROOT GROWTH-LIKE isoform X2; the encoded protein is MGLFRIRGLEMRLKPFLSTSTHLLNQSRSLQTLPAYGHNRGVSYIASLVFRCRAAAGCARSPRLFFSVSSHQELEWREEQRQPLSSFIKDDRQDRFRLQQDKPGRFVPVRAFFLSTSIDLRSLQFQNSFDIIPPASRATNYVILRFYDVKSDPHVMELDFANESNCHYMIVEKHASGLLPEMRKDDYVVVEIPTLKTWMQGGLDYIMLKNLSIDGIRIIGSVLGQSIALDYYIGQVDGMVAEFTDINHEMKKIGTFTVKKEKLFQLVGKANSNLADVILKLGLFERSDIAWKSAKYAQIWEYLRDEYELTQRFGSLDYKLKFVEHNIHTFQDILQNRKSVFMECLIIVLIALEILISLYSVYTH
- the LOC103978212 gene encoding protein RETARDED ROOT GROWTH-LIKE isoform X1; the encoded protein is MGLFRIRGLEMRLKPFLSTSTHLLNQSRSLQTLPAYGHNRGVSYIASLVFRCRAAAGCARSPRLFFSVSSHQELEWREEQRQPLSSFIKDDRQDRFRLQQDKPGRFVPVRAFFLSTSIDLRSLQFQNSFDIIPPASRATNYVILRFYDVKSDPHVMELDFANESNCHYMVVFQYGSVVLFNVSEHEADGYLKIVEKHASGLLPEMRKDDYVVVEIPTLKTWMQGGLDYIMLKNLSIDGIRIIGSVLGQSIALDYYIGQVDGMVAEFTDINHEMKKIGTFTVKKEKLFQLVGKANSNLADVILKLGLFERSDIAWKSAKYAQIWEYLRDEYELTQRFGSLDYKLKFVEHNIHTFQDILQNRKSVFMECLIIVLIALEILISLYSVYTH
- the LOC103978212 gene encoding protein RETARDED ROOT GROWTH-LIKE isoform X3, encoding MGLFRIRGLEMRLKPFLSTSTHLLNQSRSLQTLPAYGHNRGVSYIASLVFRCRAAAGCARSPRLFFSVSSHQELEWREEQRQPLSSFIKDDRQDRFRLQQDKPGRFVPVRAFFLSTSSRIRLTSSPLPLVPPTMSFLGSMMSRVTRMLWSLILRMRIVEKHASGLLPEMRKDDYVVVEIPTLKTWMQGGLDYIMLKNLSIDGIRIIGSVLGQSIALDYYIGQVDGMVAEFTDINHEMKKIGTFTVKKEKLFQLVGKANSNLADVILKLGLFERSDIAWKSAKYAQIWEYLRDEYELTQRFGSLDYKLKFVEHNIHTFQDILQNRKSVFMECLIIVLIALEILISLYSVYTH